One Vibrio sp. 16 genomic window carries:
- a CDS encoding VOC family protein, translating into MSQRLIDAELMPQQMKQKLNDFMHKIQQLGEILHINLSDFQADHIALRINEAELAHLAHQEWLKAGKEISNAMINGRPIIVLEFNQPLNALEWQIECLELPYPAEGKFYPEQSWEHVEFVVPSHAKTAEEYLADLKRQFPRFAEKYDVLSDQGVKIKLSSPKGEGERLNNPTVAFKRNGVCIKLHPHSLKKIVESEQAS; encoded by the coding sequence ATGTCTCAAAGACTGATTGATGCTGAATTAATGCCCCAACAGATGAAGCAAAAACTGAACGATTTTATGCATAAAATCCAACAGTTAGGCGAAATCTTGCATATTAATTTGTCGGATTTTCAAGCAGATCATATTGCACTGCGCATCAACGAAGCAGAATTGGCACATTTAGCCCATCAAGAATGGCTAAAAGCGGGGAAAGAAATTTCAAACGCGATGATCAATGGTCGACCGATCATCGTTCTTGAATTCAATCAGCCACTTAACGCATTAGAGTGGCAAATCGAGTGTTTGGAGCTACCCTATCCCGCAGAGGGTAAGTTCTACCCCGAACAAAGCTGGGAGCATGTAGAGTTTGTTGTACCATCTCACGCTAAAACGGCGGAAGAATATTTGGCAGATCTCAAACGCCAATTTCCTCGTTTCGCTGAGAAGTATGATGTCTTGTCGGATCAAGGCGTGAAAATCAAACTATCGAGCCCAAAAGGAGAAGGGGAACGTTTGAACAATCCGACGGTGGCATTTAAACGAAATGGGGTGTGCATCAAGCTACACCCACATTCGTTAAAGAAGATTGTTGAATCAGAACAAGCGAGTTAA